Proteins from a genomic interval of Diceros bicornis minor isolate mBicDic1 chromosome 34, mDicBic1.mat.cur, whole genome shotgun sequence:
- the TPRX2 gene encoding tetrapeptide repeat homeobox protein 2 codes for MAKGTVQWRITVAGPPPSSSPPRRRRQERTVYSEGQQQALESHFQGNKYPTYQEREALAARLSLQEHQVQVWFKNRRAKESRLRQPPRRRGQGARAASRGPGAPAPAPPGPPLPEGPGFCSPPPPSAAGVFPAAEPSVYSPGQAWWMPVQGAQDVVPAAPALASAPAPAWPRNSYASDFPQDPIVLPDFTAFLSPQDPLEGPSSSSTSGYQEEDDSADENDSGPGRLQDL; via the exons ATGGCAAAAGGCACTGTTCAGTGGCGGATCACAGTGGCAG GTCCCCCACCGTCCTCGAGCCCCCCGCGGAGGCGGCGGCAGGAGCGCACGGTGTACAGTGAGGGGCAGCAGCAGGCACTGGAGAGCCATTTCCAGGGGAACAAGTACCCGACCTACCAGGAACGCGAGGCCCTGGCGGCCAGGCTGTCCCTGCAGGAGCACCAAGTGCAG GTGTGGTTCAAGAACCGCCGGGCCAAAGAGTCTAGGCTGCGGCAACCGCCCAGGCGGCGAGGCCAGGGAGCCCGCGCTGCGTCCAGGGGCCCCGGAGCCCCGGCCCCTGCCCCTCCGGGCCCCCCGCTCCCCGAGGGCCCAGGTTTCTGCAGCCCGCCTCCGCCCAGCGCCGCGGGAGTCTTCCCAGCAGCAGAGCCCAGCGTCTACAGCCCCGGCCAGGCCTGGTGGATGCCCGTGCAGGGCGCCCAGGACGTGGTCCCGGCTGCTCCAGCCCTGGCCTCAGCTCCGGCCCCAGCCTGGCCTCGCAACTCCTACGCCTCGGACTTCCCCCAAGACCCTATTGTATTGCCTGATTTCACCGCGTTCCTCTCACCCCAAGACCCCTTAGAgggaccctcctcctcctccacgtcTGGGTACCAAGAGGAGGATGATTCTGCGGATGAGAATGACTCGGGCCCTGGGAGGTTACAGGATTTATAG